AGGGTGTTTCGAGCGAAGCCGTCAATTATGTTATCAGAACTACTCTAACTCTCCGATTGCGCAGCTCCTGTCTGCTGCCACCATGACGGTatttttctgcctctcttgCACAGAGGAGACAAGCCCCGGGGAGAAGGATttcagcgccttcctccctcaGGCCGAATAGCAACTCTGCAAAAAAGTCGATTCAGAAGAGCCAAGATGCATGGAAGCGAAGACAAACATCGTCTGGTCGTTAcagagcagcgccgcctaCCTTCGTACTGATCCTTGTCAAACCGCATTTGCATCTCCCTGAGGCTGAAGTGCTCTGCCTCAAACCTGCAACCGAAACGAAATGAGCATGGTAGACAAAAAGCCACAGATAACATGCGAGTTCAACGCGCTTCTACTGTGCCTGCAGAGCTTGAAGAGGGGACGAAACTCGCCTTCACTATCATGgttcgctgtctcctctcagCGTTAAGACAGCCTCACATATGAGGTGATAACGGCTATCACTCGCAGAAGGATCCATGAAGCAGGTTTCACTGCTCGGTGGATGACATTTTTCGACAGTGAAATGAGAGACAACAGAGTTGACCGACTGCAATAGGATCACCCGAGCACTGATACGGCATATCACCCCGATGATGCTTTCTGCCGAATTTTATTTCCTCCGGTTTCTAGAAGGACGCCATCCCTTGCGGGATAAGAAATGATATAATTAGGTATAAATTGTTGCCGATAAATAATTTTTACCATAATTTATGAAAAAAACTTATGAAATGTTGTGTAAAATAAATTTACATAACTGTTTATACTTCTTTCTTGTTTTGATCCCTTCAAAAGCTTTTCCTCATAAAGTTCTAGCAAATTTAAAACCAGTTTTAACTGTAGAAATTAAGTAAATTTGCTTTTTAATAAAAGGAAATTTATCGGCTCTCTGCTCATAGAGTACGGATCAGTGACACCCGAGTCTGCGGGCTTCTCCGAAACCATCGCAGGGAATGAGTCGGTCTGGTGGACTCACTCGTGTTTCTTTCCGTTGACCAGTTCAATTTTTATGATAGAGGGGGAGTTGTACCTGAAGACGCATATCCACATCATATAGATTTGTAAGCGAGCGCGGTTGCCACTCCATCGGCTACAAGTCACGCACTCGTGGCTGGCAGTTGCAGGCTTTAGATCCCTCATATAGAGTTTAGTGACACGGAACGCCAATATATGCAGCAGTGATGGCAGAACAGGAACTTTCTTAGCGCTCTGGTATTCTGATCTCACCCAAGAAGCTGGAAAGAGGACTGGAGCGTCGGAAACTTCTTTTTGACGGGCTCAGACTTCATGTAGTGAATCAACTGCCTGCAAACTTCTGACCGGGCGCGACCGGGATGGTACGCCACATGGATACTTTTGACACATGTCAGAAAGTCCAAGGGTTTGAAAAGATCGTATTTCGGCATTGTGCTTGACTTTGGAAAACCCTCTCCATGAACAAGCGGCCTATACACGGGGAGCCGAAAGAATCCGGTAGTCAAAGCGCACAGATCAGAGCTCTGGAACGGAGAAATATGAACGGCAGGGCCGTTGCTTGTTTAAGAGGACAAGGAATCCGGCGTCCGCGATgctcacacacacacgcctcTCCGCATGTGTATTCGGTGAACGTGTGAGCAGGATCGCGGAACTCGCAGCCTCCGTAAGACAACGAAAACACAGAAAAACAGACTGTGGAAAAACGGCCTACTCTTGGGATAGCTACACGAGAACCGTATCGTCCGCCCCAACGCCTGCGTGACAGAAACGTGGAACTCGTGGTCAGGCAGCACGGCCTGGTGTACACTCTGCAGATCAGCCAATGAAGCCTGTCCTCGTAGTTAACGTTCTGCCAGAAACGCGCGCGTCTGGGGCGGCCGAAACCCTCCTACAAGTGACGAAGACTCTTCTTCGGTTGTGCATGGATGCTGAGGAGGGCCGCGACCGGCAGCCCACGCGGCCTTTATAGCCCCGTCCAGCAAACGAGGCAAAAGACAGTTTGCAGTGACGGCAGCTGCTACAACTTAGCCTCAATCGTCCTCAGGAAACTGCAGCATATTTGAAGGAAAGAGAAGTACACCAGAACACATTTCGGTTTCACCGCGCGACTGAGCTGCAACCGTCTCCTCAGAGACTTCACGGCCCGCGTACTTCACATGAATCGAGCACCATCGCATGCCACGGTAGCAAATGGAAAAGAGCGTAATATGACTTGGTTAACAGCCGCATGAGTAGTCTTTTATCACCACCCAGCAGGAAAAACGCGATCGGTTACATCGAGTTGGAACTGCTGAGTGCCGAATATACTGCATGCACGACCGCAGCAGCATGCGTCACTTCTACACTCAGAAACCTACTGGTGAATTCACTAGACAAGTGGAAGCAACTGAATGTCCCCCAGTGATGCTCTTGTGGGCTGGCTTTCTAATTTTAAGGCAGTCTATCTCCTAGATGTGGACATGGCAGCAGATGGGGCGAACTTCACGGGCGGTGCAGCAGCGTGCGGTTGCAAGACATCCAGTAGTGGCTCGCAGAACTCTTTCAAGGCTACACCTGAGACTTTGCTACGATGTTGCAGAAGCTGCCAGaaccgcggtcgcctgcgtAGAAGCCCAGACACGGCTCAACTAAGCGCGTCCTCGAAAGTTACGTGGGGTCGCCCTCTGCTGTTAACAGCGCATCTATGGATGCCcctgtcgcgccgcggctcagTCCGGTTGAGGTTGCTCATCTTTGCTCCAATGCTGGCAACACACGCATAATGAACTCCGCATCCTGTTTCAGAAATGAGGGACTGCTCAGTCGACGAAGCGCCTCATCCCTGTAAGCCAGCGATGATCCAGACACGCGAGCATTGAACTGACACTTTGTAAGCGATCTCAGATTCCGTTTCACCAGCTAGATCAGCTGCCATATCTCTACGGGTGCGAGGAAGGGCATGAAGATTCAGAGGCCCGCTGTAATATGAAGCAAGCAGTGACTGATACCTACTATATCGCAGTGTAGCACAGCAGTGAATTAGATTGTGTACGTCCTTGATTACGAAGCAGAAAACGCTCCAGGCGGCCCACACTCAGCATAACTCTGAGAACGGGGGATCCTCTACCAATATGCGTGCCGTCCTAGGCTTTTCAACCCCCGTGTATTTCACAAGTGTATCTATTACGACAATATCGGGGCTCCCCACAGCGGTCCTTGATCGGCTATCTCAGCTTCTGTGCAATGCCACATCACGCTTCACCTCGCATATCCACGACATTGCGGCACCATAAGCTGCGCCAGCCGATTGTGTTGGCGAAGGATTTCGGTCAGCCAGTGGCTGCAGAGGTCGAGACATAGACAAGGAACTCGGTTTGAAAACGGACCCAAGAGACTGTCTATTATATTGATACAGAAACTGTATAAAATGCCGACTCTCCACAATCCACCGCCACTGGGGTGCCTCCTGAGCGACCAGCCCGCTGTGGACAAAACTGGTGGCGCAGCTGACGTAAAACACTCTGTTTCTCTTGCGCAATGACAGTCGGAGGCATCACCTGCGCACGCCAAAACCGTGGACCTCTCCTATTCGCCCCTCG
This portion of the Besnoitia besnoiti strain Bb-Ger1 chromosome VII, whole genome shotgun sequence genome encodes:
- a CDS encoding hypothetical protein (encoded by transcript BESB_077770), translated to MPKYDLFKPLDFLTCVKSIHVAYHPGRARSEVCRQLIHYMKSEPVKKKFPTLQSSFQLLGYNSPSIIKIELVNGKKHEFEAEHFSLREMQMRFDKDQYEAYLELMKTQSIEAKPGEDDL